The stretch of DNA AAATGCTCGTCCCACTCGCCGACGTAAAGATCCTCAACGCGGGAATTCGCGCGAACAAAGAGGCGTATGGGAAGTATTTTTAATCGTGCTACTACCAGACGCAAAAAGCCGACGACGCATACACGTCGTCGGCCAGTGAACTGTTGTTTGTTCGGACAAAGCTACACCGCCTGCCGCCGTTTGCGACGGTAACCATAACCGACAAGTGCAAGACCGCCGATTCCAAGCAGGGCAAACGTAGACGGTTCAGGGACTGCGTTGGGCGCCGCCGTCGCGATGACGAAGGGATTACCGTATTGATTTCCTGGAAGTGTGCCGGCAACACCGGTGGTGCCGTCTGCTAACGGTATTAAATCGATACCGGAAGCTGGATCTCCTGAGAAATTATTGAAGCCGGCAAACCAAACGATGAAGGTATCTTCGTTTGGAATAACGGTCCCCGCCCGAACAATTCCCATTCCGTTTGCAGGATCGCCCTGCGGCGGCGGAACGAAATAGATCGACGTTGCATCGATGAAAACGTTGACAAACAAGATTTCAAGCGACTGGGTCGCAGTATTGAATTCCACCGGGACCTGGGGGGAAACGCTTGTTTTGGTAGCGGTCAGGTCGAGCGCCTCGATTTCATCCGGTTGCAGTCCGTCGCTGAAATCAGCAGTGTCGAAAACGGTAATCGTCCCCGATAAGTTAAGATCTAATCCGGCAACACCTTCGTAATTCACGAAGTTGTAGACATATCCAGCTTGTGCTGATCCTGCTCCTCCCGCCAATAGCCCGGCGAGTACGACTAGTGCAGAAAACGATCTTCTCATGGTTGCGCCTTTCATGGGATCATCAAAAGAGGTGAAACGCTTGTAATGAAGCTGAAACGATTTGATTCACACTACATTCTGTGTTGTCACTAAACATTCGACTGACCGAAATTCAGAGAGGCTTTGCAATCGAATATGTTTCTCGTGACAACGTACTGAAAATACCGCCCAAGGACTTGGCCATCAACTAAAAAGTGCCTAATCTGCACAATTGTCGCAAACTTCATAATTGCC from Symmachiella dynata encodes:
- a CDS encoding PEP-CTERM sorting domain-containing protein — protein: MKGATMRRSFSALVVLAGLLAGGAGSAQAGYVYNFVNYEGVAGLDLNLSGTITVFDTADFSDGLQPDEIEALDLTATKTSVSPQVPVEFNTATQSLEILFVNVFIDATSIYFVPPPQGDPANGMGIVRAGTVIPNEDTFIVWFAGFNNFSGDPASGIDLIPLADGTTGVAGTLPGNQYGNPFVIATAAPNAVPEPSTFALLGIGGLALVGYGYRRKRRQAV